The Acidobacteriota bacterium genome has a window encoding:
- a CDS encoding 2,3-bisphosphoglycerate-independent phosphoglycerate mutase has protein sequence MKKRPVALIILDGFGYSPKTEGNAIALANTPHLDQYLAKYQHTLIEGSGERVGLPCGQFGNSEVGHMNMGAGRVVQMDITRIDEAINQGTFFENPTLCAAVDAGKASALHLFGLVSDGGVHSIDKHVFALLQLAAQRGVENVFVHGFTDGRDTAPNSGKRYVGELLAKMREIGVGRVASICGRYYAMDRDNRWERVQRAYNMLTKGEGQRATDPLEAIQESYDNGVTDEFIEPTVITNADGTPVATVKAGDSVIFFNFRADRARQLTRAFTGLNFDGFERELIPNLHYATFTQYDRSFNTPIVFPPISLQHILADVFAKLAVTNMRIAETEKYAHVTYFFNGGIESPFPFESRVLVPSPKVATYDLQPEMSAAKVADQICRALDANETDAYVINFANADMVGHTGNLKAAIEAVEVLDNCLGDVVGAIEQHGGAALITADHGNCEQMIDPETGGPHTAHTNNPVPFIVCDKTFKGALRDGGALEDVAPTLLELLGLEQPAEMTGKSLLVHKS, from the coding sequence TTGAAAAAGAGACCTGTCGCACTCATCATCCTGGATGGCTTCGGCTACTCGCCCAAAACCGAAGGCAACGCCATCGCGCTGGCAAACACGCCACACCTGGATCAATACCTGGCAAAATACCAACACACGTTAATCGAAGGCTCCGGCGAGCGCGTCGGCCTGCCCTGCGGCCAGTTCGGCAATTCCGAAGTCGGCCACATGAACATGGGCGCGGGCCGCGTCGTTCAGATGGACATCACCCGCATTGACGAAGCGATCAACCAAGGCACGTTCTTTGAAAACCCGACGCTCTGCGCGGCGGTGGATGCTGGCAAGGCTTCGGCACTGCATTTGTTCGGGCTGGTATCGGATGGCGGCGTGCATTCGATAGACAAGCACGTTTTCGCCTTGTTGCAACTGGCAGCCCAGCGCGGCGTCGAGAACGTCTTCGTCCACGGCTTTACCGATGGCCGCGACACAGCGCCTAATTCGGGCAAACGCTATGTCGGCGAATTGCTGGCCAAGATGCGCGAGATTGGCGTAGGCCGCGTCGCCAGCATCTGCGGCCGCTATTACGCGATGGATCGCGACAACCGCTGGGAACGGGTGCAACGCGCTTACAACATGCTGACCAAAGGCGAAGGCCAGCGCGCCACCGATCCGTTGGAGGCGATTCAGGAATCTTATGACAATGGCGTAACCGACGAATTTATCGAACCGACCGTCATCACAAACGCGGACGGCACGCCTGTCGCGACAGTCAAAGCCGGTGATTCGGTGATCTTCTTTAACTTTCGTGCCGACCGTGCGCGGCAATTGACGCGGGCCTTCACGGGGTTGAACTTCGATGGCTTTGAGCGCGAACTCATTCCCAATTTGCATTACGCCACGTTCACGCAATACGACCGCTCGTTCAACACGCCGATTGTCTTTCCGCCCATCTCGCTGCAACACATTTTGGCGGATGTCTTCGCTAAACTTGCTGTCACGAACATGCGCATTGCCGAGACTGAGAAGTACGCGCACGTCACCTACTTTTTCAACGGCGGCATCGAATCGCCCTTCCCCTTTGAAAGCCGCGTGCTGGTGCCTTCGCCGAAGGTGGCGACCTACGATCTGCAACCGGAAATGAGCGCGGCCAAGGTGGCCGACCAGATTTGCCGGGCGCTGGATGCGAATGAAACCGATGCTTACGTCATCAACTTCGCCAACGCCGATATGGTCGGGCACACCGGCAACCTAAAAGCCGCCATCGAAGCCGTCGAAGTGTTGGACAATTGCCTGGGCGATGTCGTCGGCGCCATCGAACAACACGGCGGCGCGGCCCTCATCACCGCCGACCACGGCAATTGCGAACAGATGATTGACCCCGAAACCGGGGGCCCGCACACCGCGCACACCAACAATCCGGTGCCGTTCATCGTGTGCGACAAAACCTTCAAAGGCGCATTGCGCGATGGGGGTGCGTTGGAAGATGTCGCGCCGACGCTGTTGGAATTGTTGGGCTTGGAACAACCGGCGGAGATGACGGGCAAGAGTTTGCTGGTGCACAAGAGCTGA
- a CDS encoding nucleic acid-binding protein — MSYYLLLDAGPLGLVTNPKAIGEPFRAAQWLYTQQQQARKILLPEITDYEVRRELVRAGKSRGIARLNQFKIDLGYLPLTTTAMLLAADLWAESRRQGRPNAPDQALDADVILAAQALLIQNAGHQVTVATTNVKHLELFVDARLWSDIA, encoded by the coding sequence ATGAGTTATTACCTCCTGCTTGATGCCGGTCCGCTTGGACTGGTAACGAACCCGAAAGCCATTGGTGAGCCTTTTCGCGCCGCACAATGGCTTTACACGCAGCAACAGCAGGCCCGCAAAATTCTGCTCCCGGAGATTACCGATTACGAAGTGCGGCGGGAATTAGTGCGCGCGGGCAAGTCACGCGGCATCGCCAGACTCAACCAATTCAAAATTGATCTCGGTTACTTACCCCTAACCACCACGGCGATGTTGCTGGCGGCTGATCTCTGGGCGGAATCACGCCGCCAGGGTCGCCCTAACGCCCCCGATCAGGCGCTCGACGCCGATGTCATCCTCGCCGCGCAAGCTCTGCTGATTCAAAATGCCGGTCACCAGGTCACGGTCGCCACCACCAACGTCAAACACCTCGAACTTTTCGTTGACGCTCGCCTTTGGAGCGACATCGCCTGA
- a CDS encoding glycosyltransferase family 9 protein, giving the protein MPDNPQNILVIHVAGLGQTVMALPALRALRQHLPTARITVATSTSAAGVICLAHCADEVLPVGRLRGGEVLAPRSAYRSSKTLGEIKRGYYDLAIELQRNTEAGVLLQLAQARERLDRRRNTLSHGLSVVIERATQQLIKAPKLTHDAHAYLRKLEPLGVRPVEAEPRLTTDREADARLERLLTKHGVQSGELLIGIHPGAGRKKPRWEFGHFVNLAARLHHNFNARLLIFSGKGAGLGERGLARRLVSELPGKSAIAFEAPKLPDLVSALARLSLFVGNHSGPAHLAAAAGAPVVVISPHPEATAQDVLGQRQIHVRAPHISMITEEAVYHAACQLLQSNRASVLSAR; this is encoded by the coding sequence ATGCCCGACAATCCCCAAAACATCCTGGTCATCCACGTTGCCGGTCTGGGCCAAACCGTCATGGCCTTGCCTGCCTTGCGCGCCTTGCGCCAACACCTGCCCACCGCGCGCATCACCGTTGCCACCAGCACCAGTGCCGCCGGCGTGATTTGCCTGGCCCATTGCGCCGATGAAGTGTTGCCGGTCGGACGTTTGCGCGGCGGCGAAGTCCTGGCCCCGCGTTCGGCCTATCGCAGCAGCAAAACTTTGGGCGAAATCAAACGCGGCTATTACGACCTGGCCATTGAGTTGCAGCGCAACACCGAGGCGGGCGTCTTGCTCCAACTGGCACAGGCGCGCGAACGGCTGGATCGGCGGCGCAATACGCTCAGCCACGGCCTGAGCGTGGTCATCGAACGCGCCACGCAACAACTCATCAAAGCACCCAAACTCACGCACGACGCGCACGCCTATTTGCGCAAGCTGGAACCGCTTGGCGTCCGTCCCGTCGAAGCCGAGCCGCGTTTGACCACCGACCGCGAGGCCGATGCCCGGCTGGAACGCTTGCTCACCAAACACGGCGTGCAATCCGGCGAGTTGTTGATCGGGATTCATCCGGGCGCGGGGCGTAAGAAACCGCGCTGGGAATTCGGCCACTTCGTCAATCTGGCGGCACGGCTGCATCACAATTTCAATGCGCGGCTGCTGATCTTCTCAGGTAAGGGGGCGGGCCTCGGCGAGCGCGGGCTGGCGCGCCGTTTGGTCAGTGAATTGCCGGGCAAGAGCGCCATCGCCTTTGAAGCGCCCAAGCTGCCCGATCTGGTTTCGGCCCTGGCGCGGCTGAGTTTATTCGTCGGCAACCACAGCGGCCCGGCGCATCTGGCCGCCGCGGCGGGCGCGCCCGTCGTCGTCATTTCCCCACATCCTGAAGCGACCGCGCAGGATGTGCTGGGGCAGCGGCAAATTCACGTGCGCGCACCGCACATTTCGATGATTACCGAAGAGGCCGTTTATCACGCCGCTTGCCAACTGCTGCAATCCAATCGTGCTTCGGTGTTGAGCGCACGTTAG
- a CDS encoding redoxin family protein, whose protein sequence is MAETYRNRSNYRFAYRTISSMKMKDNGGRYETLQEASLLLAVRSPQIWRAERRDAYDAWQAGSDGKLTWAYKPALQQYVRKAAVSLDELKPPWRGEAASLIGSALWQRLGLRLDRYDGLGDPNAATTRLLADEALLVAGQKHLCFVVESRSIEPLQEGEEYQTTYWIEQQSFVVLRETFYTKRYMPNQIGMTESSLTFECTDYRVNEPLPDSEFAFLPPARAREVHWFVQPGEGQPRRSPGERPALDLARWRSKEAPLVPLKDLDGETVSLQDLRGKVVVLNFWATWCGPCLAEMPYLEKLQQEYKDKAVVVVGVSAEEPAVVRQFLKTKGYSYRFWLDPLQRADVLFELNNSIPHTFFLTRDGKIAESYRSSRRETELRAGIEQALQGLEATNSAAASQACVPKLLTPAPNASLMNGRSDKNSFHFWEFDWSDCPGVSDYQLYVRGPGATFALIDNDALRSSNFTTSFSSGYVPEALRRGWLWRVRAKLNGQWGEWSELRSFDVEPPAEERASLPAPKLLAPAPKTVFNHYPRKTVLSWEPVPGAVAYGVEVDWFMQRWNTDHQGRSESLYSGIQETQLTFSFMGAQPGRWRVWAVDAQGRAGAKSEWWEFSYTK, encoded by the coding sequence GTGGCAGAGACATATCGCAATCGCAGCAACTATCGGTTTGCCTATCGGACGATCTCTAGCATGAAGATGAAGGACAATGGCGGGCGCTACGAAACATTGCAAGAAGCTTCATTGCTGCTGGCGGTGCGTAGCCCGCAAATCTGGCGGGCGGAACGGCGCGATGCTTACGATGCTTGGCAGGCAGGCAGTGATGGCAAACTGACCTGGGCGTATAAACCGGCTTTGCAACAATACGTGCGCAAAGCGGCGGTCTCGCTGGATGAACTGAAACCGCCCTGGCGGGGTGAAGCCGCGAGTTTGATTGGGAGCGCGCTTTGGCAACGGCTTGGCCTGCGCTTGGATCGGTATGATGGCCTCGGTGATCCAAATGCCGCGACGACGCGCTTGCTGGCCGATGAAGCGTTGCTGGTGGCAGGGCAGAAGCATCTTTGTTTTGTGGTCGAATCCCGTTCGATTGAACCGTTGCAAGAAGGTGAGGAGTATCAGACCACCTATTGGATTGAGCAGCAAAGCTTCGTGGTGTTACGCGAAACGTTTTACACCAAACGCTACATGCCGAACCAAATTGGAATGACAGAGTCGAGCCTCACTTTTGAATGCACGGACTATCGTGTGAATGAGCCGCTGCCGGACAGTGAATTCGCGTTTCTGCCGCCCGCCCGCGCCAGAGAAGTGCATTGGTTTGTACAGCCCGGTGAAGGCCAGCCGCGCCGTTCGCCGGGCGAGCGGCCTGCACTTGATTTGGCGCGCTGGCGCAGCAAAGAAGCGCCGCTCGTTCCGCTGAAAGATTTGGACGGCGAGACGGTCAGCTTGCAGGATTTGCGCGGCAAAGTGGTCGTGCTTAACTTTTGGGCGACCTGGTGCGGGCCGTGTTTGGCTGAAATGCCGTACCTGGAAAAATTGCAGCAGGAATACAAAGACAAAGCTGTCGTGGTGGTGGGTGTGAGTGCTGAAGAGCCTGCCGTTGTACGCCAGTTTCTCAAGACCAAAGGCTACAGCTATCGGTTTTGGCTCGATCCGCTGCAACGCGCCGATGTTTTGTTTGAACTCAACAACAGCATCCCGCACACGTTTTTCCTCACGCGCGACGGCAAGATCGCAGAGTCGTACCGCAGTTCACGTCGCGAAACTGAATTACGCGCGGGCATTGAGCAGGCGCTGCAAGGCCTTGAAGCGACAAACTCCGCCGCGGCGTCACAAGCCTGCGTGCCAAAGTTGCTGACGCCCGCGCCCAATGCCAGTCTGATGAATGGACGGAGCGATAAAAACAGCTTCCATTTCTGGGAATTCGATTGGTCGGACTGTCCGGGCGTCAGCGATTATCAGCTTTATGTGCGCGGGCCAGGTGCGACTTTTGCATTGATTGACAATGACGCTTTGCGCAGTTCGAACTTCACTACGAGTTTTAGTTCCGGCTACGTACCAGAGGCCTTGCGGCGCGGTTGGCTCTGGCGCGTGCGCGCCAAGCTGAACGGGCAATGGGGCGAGTGGTCTGAATTGCGCAGCTTTGATGTCGAGCCGCCAGCAGAAGAACGCGCCAGCCTGCCTGCGCCCAAATTGCTGGCGCCCGCGCCCAAAACGGTCTTCAACCATTATCCGCGAAAAACAGTATTAAGTTGGGAGCCGGTACCTGGCGCCGTGGCTTATGGCGTCGAAGTAGATTGGTTCATGCAACGTTGGAATACCGATCATCAAGGCCGCAGCGAGAGCCTTTACAGCGGCATCCAGGAAACACAACTCACGTTTAGCTTCATGGGCGCACAACCGGGCCGCTGGCGCGTCTGGGCGGTGGATGCGCAAGGCCGCGCGGGCGCAAAAAGCGAGTGGTGGGAATTTAGTTATACGAAGTGA
- a CDS encoding ABC transporter permease, producing MRSYVSFYFDAFKLAVQAIFAHKLRAFLTLIGIIIGVASVVVVGASINGLNAYVLTTVSKMLGANHFMIARIAVNGRLSEEEWEKMNRRNKRLYLDDFEWLKERCKQCAEVGVDINTRVKLNYEGQEMLGTQALGVSANMGVIENKDIGEGRFISESEEKNSALVTVIGADVRDKFFQGADPVGKELKVQGCPLRIVGVETRRGSMFGSSLDNNLYMPITTFGHIFGRRQSIRLHGSATQQEQFNAAMDEARQVMRNRHKLVGNEEDDFGLVNTGDIKNQVDQFTGTIALVVTPVTLLSLLVGGIVVMNIMLVSVTERTFEIGLRKAVGARRGQILLQFMIESALLSSVGGMLGLLLASAIAWAVKLNTPIPMVVTAGYILLALAVSGGIGMIAGIYPAFKASRLDPIVALSKS from the coding sequence ATGCGCAGTTACGTTTCCTTTTATTTTGATGCTTTCAAGCTGGCCGTGCAGGCGATCTTCGCGCACAAGTTGCGCGCCTTCTTGACGCTGATCGGCATCATCATCGGGGTCGCTTCGGTCGTGGTCGTGGGCGCTTCGATCAATGGCTTGAATGCTTATGTACTCACAACCGTCTCGAAGATGCTGGGCGCGAACCACTTCATGATTGCGCGCATCGCGGTCAATGGCCGCCTCTCAGAAGAAGAGTGGGAGAAGATGAATCGCCGCAACAAGCGCCTTTACCTCGACGACTTTGAATGGCTGAAGGAGCGCTGCAAGCAGTGCGCCGAGGTCGGCGTGGACATCAACACGCGCGTCAAGCTCAATTACGAAGGCCAGGAAATGCTCGGCACACAGGCGCTGGGCGTGAGCGCCAATATGGGCGTGATCGAAAACAAGGACATCGGCGAAGGCCGCTTCATCTCAGAGAGCGAAGAAAAAAACTCCGCCCTGGTCACCGTCATCGGCGCGGATGTGCGCGATAAGTTTTTTCAGGGCGCTGACCCGGTCGGCAAAGAGTTAAAAGTCCAGGGTTGCCCGCTGCGCATCGTCGGCGTCGAAACGCGGCGCGGCTCCATGTTCGGCAGTTCGCTCGACAACAATCTGTACATGCCCATCACCACCTTCGGCCATATTTTTGGCCGCCGCCAGAGCATCCGCTTGCACGGCAGCGCCACCCAGCAAGAGCAATTCAACGCCGCGATGGATGAAGCCCGCCAGGTCATGCGCAATCGTCACAAACTGGTCGGCAACGAAGAAGACGATTTCGGCCTGGTCAACACCGGGGACATCAAGAATCAGGTGGATCAATTCACCGGCACGATCGCGCTGGTCGTCACGCCCGTGACGCTGCTGTCGTTGCTGGTCGGCGGCATCGTCGTGATGAACATCATGCTGGTCAGCGTCACCGAGAGAACCTTCGAGATCGGCTTGCGCAAGGCCGTGGGTGCGCGGCGCGGCCAGATTCTGCTGCAATTCATGATCGAATCGGCGCTGCTCTCTTCGGTCGGCGGAATGCTGGGCTTGCTGCTAGCGTCGGCGATTGCGTGGGCCGTCAAGCTGAACACGCCGATCCCGATGGTGGTGACGGCGGGTTACATCTTGCTGGCGCTGGCGGTCTCCGGCGGCATCGGCATGATCGCGGGCATATATCCGGCCTTCAAAGCCTCGCGGCTCGATCCTATCGTGGCGTTATCGAAAAGTTGA
- a CDS encoding ABC transporter permease, which yields MQKELEIPLPMSRKPARIWRILHWLPLDTIRMALDTVRSNKFRSFLTVLGIVIGVTVVIAVASILTGMRRSIINMVEEYGTNNIYAFHLSTGPQVGDRDRAEYYRKPLTPEDADAIRAQADAVEAVANAGFLWMVDRTIKYNGVSYKQGDLQGVSSQYERVANISLTEGRFISPVDDEHRRNVMVVGVNAAEALFPHQSTIAGRTVAWLGKEFEVIGVLEKRKSGFFGENEEDNAVFVPFETARKLAPRSEWMMMNIRAKSGRLADAYDQVEQILRRQRGLKFNEPNNFDLNTADRIVKQFDSITAAIGIFAIAISAVGLLVGGIGVMNIMLVSVTERTREIGVRKALGATRRDIVRQFLFEAMTLTFLGGLLGVLLAIGVSYILMWAVPAIPATIPLWAVGTGVSVSILVGLIFGVWPARKASRLDPIECLRYE from the coding sequence ATGCAAAAAGAACTCGAAATTCCATTGCCTATGTCACGCAAGCCCGCCCGGATTTGGCGCATCCTGCATTGGCTGCCGCTGGATACGATCAGGATGGCGCTGGATACGGTGCGCTCGAATAAGTTCCGCAGCTTCCTGACCGTGCTCGGCATCGTGATCGGGGTGACGGTGGTGATTGCGGTCGCTTCGATCCTGACGGGCATGCGCCGCAGCATCATCAACATGGTCGAAGAGTACGGCACGAATAACATCTATGCCTTTCACCTCTCGACCGGCCCGCAGGTGGGCGACCGTGACCGCGCCGAGTATTACCGCAAGCCGCTCACCCCCGAAGACGCCGACGCCATCCGCGCGCAGGCCGACGCCGTCGAAGCCGTCGCCAATGCGGGTTTTCTTTGGATGGTTGACCGGACGATCAAATACAACGGCGTCTCGTACAAACAAGGCGACCTGCAAGGCGTTTCCTCTCAATACGAGCGCGTCGCCAACATCAGTCTGACCGAAGGCCGTTTCATCAGCCCGGTGGATGACGAACATCGCCGCAACGTCATGGTCGTGGGCGTGAATGCCGCCGAAGCGCTCTTCCCCCATCAAAGCACTATCGCGGGCCGCACGGTCGCCTGGCTGGGCAAGGAATTTGAAGTCATCGGCGTGCTGGAAAAGCGCAAGTCCGGTTTCTTTGGCGAAAACGAAGAGGACAACGCCGTCTTCGTTCCCTTTGAGACCGCGCGCAAACTGGCCCCGCGCAGCGAATGGATGATGATGAACATCCGCGCCAAATCGGGCCGCCTGGCCGATGCCTACGATCAAGTCGAACAAATTCTGCGGCGACAGCGCGGTTTGAAATTCAACGAGCCGAACAATTTCGACCTCAATACCGCCGACCGCATCGTCAAACAATTCGACAGCATCACCGCCGCCATCGGTATCTTTGCCATCGCCATTTCCGCCGTCGGGCTGCTGGTCGGCGGCATCGGCGTAATGAACATCATGCTGGTCAGCGTCACCGAACGCACCCGCGAAATCGGCGTGCGCAAAGCCCTCGGCGCCACCCGCCGCGACATCGTGCGCCAGTTCCTGTTTGAAGCCATGACACTGACGTTTTTGGGCGGCCTGCTCGGCGTGTTGCTGGCAATTGGCGTCAGTTACATTTTGATGTGGGCGGTGCCCGCGATTCCGGCGACGATTCCGCTCTGGGCCGTCGGGACAGGCGTCTCGGTTTCGATTCTGGTGGGCTTGATTTTCGGCGTGTGGCCGGCGCGCAAGGCTTCGCGGCTCGATCCGATTGAGTGTTTACGCTATGAATAA
- a CDS encoding sigma-70 family RNA polymerase sigma factor yields MQLSTPQPARAGAALTGAARRANAKTETAALQKQLGQWMAASAAGDQAAFTKLYDATQRQVYGLLLRMLKNPATAEEVLLDVYLQVWRQAASYDTARGSVWGWLMTITRSRALDRWRASAGQLRESDDLETVSLTVAAVTDSPEANSLLNERSKLVRQALTQLTPEQRLLIETAYFEGLSHSELAERFALPLGTVKTRIRTGMVSLRKCLERYGSFDC; encoded by the coding sequence ATGCAACTTTCTACCCCACAACCTGCCCGTGCTGGCGCGGCTCTTACCGGCGCGGCGCGGCGCGCGAACGCTAAGACGGAAACGGCTGCGCTGCAAAAACAATTGGGTCAATGGATGGCAGCCAGCGCGGCGGGCGATCAGGCGGCTTTTACGAAACTTTATGATGCGACGCAGCGGCAGGTTTATGGGTTGTTGTTGCGGATGCTCAAAAATCCGGCGACGGCGGAAGAAGTGTTGCTCGACGTTTATTTGCAAGTGTGGCGGCAGGCTGCGAGTTATGACACGGCGCGCGGTTCGGTGTGGGGGTGGCTGATGACGATCACGCGCAGCCGGGCGCTCGACCGTTGGCGCGCTTCGGCGGGGCAACTGCGCGAAAGCGATGACCTCGAAACCGTCAGCCTGACCGTCGCTGCCGTGACAGATTCGCCGGAAGCCAACAGCCTGCTCAACGAACGTTCCAAGCTTGTCCGGCAGGCGCTCACGCAACTCACGCCCGAACAACGCCTGTTGATCGAGACGGCTTATTTCGAAGGCTTGAGCCACAGCGAATTGGCCGAACGTTTCGCGCTGCCGCTGGGGACGGTCAAAACGCGCATTCGCACGGGCATGGTTTCGTTGCGCAAGTGTCTGGAGCGTTATGGAAGTTTCGACTGCTAA
- a CDS encoding winged helix-turn-helix domain-containing protein, whose amino-acid sequence MNSTPQTPDKLELRLLGAASIAVNGTVVAERHWMRRKAKALLKLLALAPQHQLHREQLMEALWPELEPELAANNLNKALHAARRALEPDLKSGAQSRFLQTYEQHVQLHGALWIDVEAFEQQAAAALKGADSGACETALALYAGDLLEEDRYEDWAVARREQLRRLAQRLLEHLAQLYESGGQTAQSIEQWQRLLGFNAANEEAQRRLMELYARSGSRHQAIEQYQRCREAVRRELDAEPEPATTALYEQIVAGQFTGAALASGPRASGDFSAAALAPALAPVLLAEAPVAAETVAAPVKARRRLYAVVGAIVLCVAAFGAWRYWLRPASTQIEALAVLPFTNSGGDEYVSDGITESLINNLSRLPGLRVLARTTAFRFKGREFDPQTLGQQLQVQAILTGRVQQRGDELQIQADLIDAKNGAQLWGDSYKGRPAELLALQTLITRDITGKLRQRLTDEERTRSETRATHSNEAWQAYLKGRYHWNRRTIPETKRAVEEFDRAIQLDPQFALAYVGLADAWHTLSGLERPPSEAIPRARAAVEKALALDDQLAAAHASLGIVQWRYDWNYAEAERSFKRAIALDGNYASAHQWYGLLLAYRQRNAEALVELKQAQQLDPLSLIINANLGLLPYFARRYDEAIDQLKRTLELDQNFAFAHFFLGWAYEQKGDRAQALVEFRRAAQIDETPATLTYLGHGLATAGNRAEALAVANKLQTLGQQRYVSAYYLAILAVGLGEKERAFDLLAKAVEEHADALVLLAVEPKFDPLRNEPRFQALLQRLGLN is encoded by the coding sequence ATGAATTCAACTCCCCAAACGCCTGACAAACTCGAACTGCGGCTGCTCGGCGCGGCCAGCATCGCCGTGAACGGCACGGTGGTGGCCGAACGGCATTGGATGCGGCGCAAGGCCAAAGCCCTGCTCAAATTGCTGGCGCTCGCCCCGCAGCATCAGTTGCACCGCGAGCAATTGATGGAAGCCCTCTGGCCTGAACTCGAACCCGAACTGGCCGCCAATAATCTGAACAAAGCCTTGCACGCGGCGCGGCGCGCGCTCGAACCCGATCTGAAAAGCGGCGCGCAATCGCGCTTCCTGCAAACTTACGAGCAGCACGTGCAGTTGCACGGCGCCTTGTGGATTGATGTCGAAGCCTTTGAGCAACAGGCGGCGGCGGCGTTGAAAGGGGCTGACAGCGGCGCGTGCGAGACGGCCTTGGCGCTTTATGCGGGCGATTTGCTCGAAGAAGACCGGTACGAAGACTGGGCCGTGGCGCGGCGCGAACAGTTGCGGCGGCTGGCGCAACGCTTGCTCGAACATCTGGCGCAACTTTACGAAAGCGGCGGACAAACGGCCCAAAGCATCGAACAGTGGCAACGGCTGCTCGGCTTTAACGCCGCCAACGAAGAAGCGCAGCGCCGCCTGATGGAGCTTTACGCACGCAGCGGCAGCCGCCATCAGGCCATCGAACAATACCAACGCTGCCGCGAAGCCGTGCGCAGGGAACTCGACGCCGAACCGGAACCGGCCACGACGGCGTTGTACGAACAGATTGTGGCGGGGCAATTCACAGGCGCTGCGTTGGCAAGCGGGCCGCGCGCGAGCGGTGATTTCAGCGCGGCGGCGCTGGCTCCGGCGCTGGCTCCGGTGCTATTGGCTGAAGCGCCAGTTGCCGCGGAAACCGTCGCGGCACCGGTTAAAGCGCGGCGTAGGCTTTACGCTGTGGTTGGCGCAATTGTCTTGTGCGTGGCTGCGTTCGGCGCGTGGCGGTATTGGCTGCGGCCCGCAAGCACGCAAATCGAAGCCCTCGCCGTGCTGCCCTTCACCAACAGTGGCGGTGATGAATATGTCAGCGACGGCATCACGGAAAGCCTCATCAACAATCTGTCGCGCTTGCCGGGCTTGCGGGTGTTGGCGCGCACCACGGCCTTTCGGTTCAAGGGGCGCGAATTCGATCCGCAAACGTTGGGGCAACAGTTGCAGGTGCAAGCCATTCTGACCGGGCGCGTGCAGCAACGCGGCGATGAGTTGCAAATTCAGGCCGATCTGATTGACGCAAAAAACGGCGCGCAATTGTGGGGCGATAGTTACAAAGGCCGCCCGGCGGAATTGCTGGCGTTGCAAACGCTCATCACGCGCGACATCACGGGCAAGTTGCGCCAGCGTCTGACCGACGAAGAGCGCACCCGCAGCGAAACGCGGGCGACGCACAGCAACGAAGCGTGGCAGGCTTATCTGAAAGGTCGCTATCATTGGAACCGCCGCACCATCCCGGAAACCAAACGCGCGGTTGAGGAATTCGACAGGGCCATCCAACTCGATCCCCAGTTCGCGTTGGCTTACGTCGGGCTGGCCGATGCCTGGCATACGTTGTCGGGGTTGGAACGCCCGCCGAGCGAAGCCATTCCGCGCGCGCGCGCAGCCGTGGAAAAAGCGTTGGCGCTCGACGATCAACTCGCCGCCGCGCACGCTTCGCTGGGCATCGTGCAATGGCGCTACGATTGGAATTACGCCGAAGCCGAGCGTTCGTTCAAACGCGCGATTGCGCTGGATGGCAATTACGCTTCGGCGCACCAGTGGTACGGACTGTTGCTGGCGTATCGCCAGCGCAATGCCGAAGCCCTGGTCGAACTCAAACAGGCTCAGCAACTCGATCCGCTTTCGCTCATCATCAACGCCAATCTAGGCTTGCTGCCTTATTTCGCGCGGCGTTATGACGAGGCGATTGACCAGCTCAAACGCACGCTCGAACTTGATCAAAATTTTGCCTTCGCGCACTTCTTCCTCGGCTGGGCTTACGAACAGAAAGGCGACCGCGCGCAGGCGCTAGTTGAATTCCGGCGCGCCGCACAAATAGACGAAACGCCTGCGACGCTCACCTATTTGGGCCACGGATTGGCTACGGCGGGCAATCGTGCAGAGGCGCTGGCGGTGGCCAACAAGCTGCAAACGCTCGGCCAGCAACGCTATGTATCGGCTTATTACCTCGCCATCCTGGCCGTCGGCTTGGGCGAAAAAGAACGCGCGTTCGACCTGCTCGCCAAAGCCGTCGAAGAGCACGCCGACGCACTCGTGCTGTTGGCGGTCGAACCCAAGTTCGATCCGTTGCGCAACGAACCGCGCTTTCAAGCGCTCCTCCAACGCCTTGGGTTGAATTGA
- a CDS encoding DUF4177 domain-containing protein, with translation MNYEYRMIQLPPTIQVAAKEWQGHEAAYYLQNVANEQAAQGWEFYRVDTIGVVVQPGCLAMLFGARQSLVEYFVVTFRRPV, from the coding sequence ATGAATTACGAATACCGAATGATCCAACTGCCGCCGACCATTCAAGTCGCGGCCAAAGAATGGCAAGGCCACGAAGCGGCTTATTACCTGCAAAACGTTGCCAACGAACAGGCGGCGCAAGGCTGGGAGTTTTACCGCGTGGACACCATCGGCGTCGTCGTGCAGCCAGGCTGTCTGGCGATGTTATTCGGCGCGCGGCAATCGCTGGTGGAGTATTTCGTCGTGACCTTTCGTCGCCCGGTATAG